The bacterium DNA window ATGAACGCATATTTCTGGTACTAGCGGATATCGGGTTTAACGCAGTCGAACCGTTTGCAAACGAGTTCCCTGACAGATTTTTTAATGTTGGTGTAGCCGAGCAGGATATGACAGGGATAGCGTGCGGATTGGCTCTGGAAGGCAATATTGCTTTTACTTATACAATAGGAAATTTTGTGAGCATTAGATGCCTTGAACAGGTGCGCAATGATGTATGTTATCACAATGTAAATGTCAAAATTATAGCGATAGGCGGTGGTGTTGCCTATGGCGCGCTGGGCTCCTCGCATCATTGCGAGCAGGACCTTGCGATTATGAGGTCATTACCAAACTTAATAGTTCTCTCTCCTGGAGATGCTGTTGAAACAAGACTTCTAACGCGTGCAATAACAGCACATAACGGGCCGTGCTATATGAGAGTTGGAAGAGGAAAAGAGGTTGTAGTTCATCAAAGTGACCCGGACCTAGAGATTGGTAAAGCAATTACTATGCGAGAGGGAAATGACTTAACATTAATTTCAACAGGAGATATGCTGCCCTATGTTATGGATGCTTCTGAGTCCTTAGAACAAAACAGAATTAATGCACGTGTCTTAAGTATGCACACAATTAAACCTTTAGATAAGGAAGCCATAATATCTGCTGCACACCAAACAGGTGCTATTATAACAATAGAGGAACACAATATACTGGGTGGTCTGGGGGGCGCAGTGGCAGAAATTCTGGCTGAATCAGATTGTCCTAAAGTCACTTTCAAAAGGATGGGTTTAAATGATGCATTCTGCAAGAAAATTGGTTGCCAGAAATACCTGAGGAAGGAATATGGCTTATCAATTGAGGATATTGTAACTACAGCAACATCAGTTATTAGTAAAAAACAATAAGGAGAGAGGAAGATGGCATATCCAGGGGTTCTGGAAGACATAAAAATATGTATTAATCTAGGTATTCCAAAAAAAGTCCCGATTTTTGCTCTGGCAGAACTTTTTAATGTACGAATGGCTGGAATAACCTATGAAGAGTATACCTACAATGTTGATAAGCTGGTTAAATGCGAAGTAGAAGCTGTAAAACGATTTGATTATGATTGGGTCTATCTTAATCCGGATGATAATATGGAATTCGAGCCCCTTGGAGTAAAGACAAAGGGAGAGGAAAACGTTCCCTTAGGTGCATATGAGTTTTTACCTGCTTCTTGGGATACACTTAAAACTTTAAAACTCCCTGATTTCCAACACGATGGAAGAATGCCGGCTTTTCTTGAGGCAA harbors:
- a CDS encoding transketolase; translated protein: MRPAFNKTLVELAREDERIFLVLADIGFNAVEPFANEFPDRFFNVGVAEQDMTGIACGLALEGNIAFTYTIGNFVSIRCLEQVRNDVCYHNVNVKIIAIGGGVAYGALGSSHHCEQDLAIMRSLPNLIVLSPGDAVETRLLTRAITAHNGPCYMRVGRGKEVVVHQSDPDLEIGKAITMREGNDLTLISTGDMLPYVMDASESLEQNRINARVLSMHTIKPLDKEAIISAAHQTGAIITIEEHNILGGLGGAVAEILAESDCPKVTFKRMGLNDAFCKKIGCQKYLRKEYGLSIEDIVTTATSVISKKQ